GGTAATGTATCCGATAAAGGTTAAGTATATTTAATAAATCATGGGTATAGTTGTTGGCGTGGCCGAGATTGCCATAGATGAAGTTAACTGGGTTATTGATTTCGTGGGCAACTCCAGCTACTAATTCACCCAGAGAGGACATTTTTTCACTTTGGATGAGTTGGGATTGAATCTGCTGGAGTTGGTTGAGGGTTTGCTCTAATTCGAGTGCTTGCTGCTGTTTGTGGTGGACTTCACTGTTGCTTTGAGTAAGTTCTGTTTGTTGAACAAAAGTTATATCTTCAATTATTGACAGCAGTCCAATGATTGTACCATTTAAATCAGTCACAGGGGTGTTGTACCACTTGCAGGTAATAATTTTGCCGTCTTTTGTCAAATTATCACTGGTACTGAAAATCACATTTTTTTGCTTGAGTAATGCTGTGAATGACTGGTTTAGTGTTGTTCTAGCACTTTCTGGTAGTAACAGCCCTACCGCATGGCGACCTAGTGCTTCACTCTGACTGTAGCCAAAGATATTTTCAGCAGCCAGATTCCACTCAGTCACCTCAAAGGACAGATTCCAGGTAATCACCCCTAGGGGATGACGCTGCATCAAAAAGGATAACTTATGCTGTAATTCCTTGATAGTTTCGCCTGTGTGCTGGGAATTCATCCACAGTCTATATTGCTGTTTGATTGAACGACTTGCAAACAAAAATGCCCTTTCTAGTTGCTCAATGCGTTGGCGTAGGGTTGTTAACTCTTCGTGTAGGGCTTCAGTGGACATACTGGGTTCTGATCTATTTTATATATTTTTAGATAGTTAGCTACAGCGTGCTTATACTTTCCGTACAGATCTGATTTTCTTAAACCGTCTCTGTAGTTAAAATGCCCAGAAAAGTTAATACTTTAACGATAGATTGCGAAACTTATTGATTTTTCACGAGAATCAAGGGACAGGGGGACAGGGGGACAAAAGTCAAGCGTCAAGCGTCAAAACCCTGTGGGATACTTTTTCCCATTGTTACAAAAACCCAATGAATCCCCAATCCGCAATCCCCAATCCCCAATCCCCTATGATGCAGTTTTTGGATTGAACGCACCCGAACAATAAAGGCAATATAGTTGGGGAAACTTTGCGCTAAAAATAGCGTTACCAGAAAAACTGGCGTTCTCAGTGTGTCGTTGGAACTTTTGCCTACGTTGGCGAAGCCTGCGCTCCGCGCATACACTCTAGTAAAAATGTTAGTAATATTAGGAACAAAACTCATAATTACTAATATAAAAATGGTCGTGTCTCCAGGTTTTGCCTTTTACCGTACCAACTGTATTGTACCACGTACCCTGGGTTTCGCTAACCCTACCTAAACTTCATTATAGGTAGGGACTGCGCTCAACATTTTTGTTCAACATATATACTGAATTGAAAATGTAAATAACAAATCTTTGCTCTAGCGGCATTTTTCTATTATTCTTGGGCATAGCTTCAGGATTTACTATTTCTGACATTATCTCTGGCTGATATAAATTACCTAGATTTTTGATACCAAGTAACCAATGCGAACAACCACAGGTTATGTTCACACCAAGCCAACAGCACCAACGACTCCAGTCTACCCCCCGTCTGTACCATTGTCTGTATACCGGGAATTGGCAACGGAGTTACAGACAGTTCAGGCTAAGTTAGATACAGTCACCGCTAAAAATCAGCAACTAGCCCAAGAAAATCAATTACTGCGCCAAGAAATTACTAAAGTCGTTCAGTCTTTGTTACACCTGCAAAAGTTGGTTGATCCCCAAGTTACAAGTGCTACGCCTGGCGATCGCCAAGTTCCCCATTCGGCTACAGATATTAAACATCCCACCCAGCCTCCAATCCCTCAAGCACGTCCCCGTCAGCAGGTTTCACGTCCGCGTCCAGTAGGGACAAAAGAAGCGCAGACCAGTAAAAGCCCTCGTTCTGAGTTTTCTGTCTCTGTAAAGGAAATAATCTCACCAATGCCAGAACCTGTCTTCGTCGAAGAGCAGCAAGTTAGATCTTATCCCTCTACTGAACCAAAAACAAAGGAAATTAGTATCTGGTGGTTATTAATCACCACATTGTTAATTATGCTTACCGCTTTTAGTGCTGGGTATTTGATTGTGCGTCCCATGTTTGAACATCAGAATCGTTAATTGGGGTCATTTGGGTTTGTAGTTGCGCTTTAGCGCCCTTAATTGTCGCAGCGCTTAAGCGCAACTACGAACAAATCAATTCAGCCCTGGATTATTGGTAGTGAATCTACTAACTAAGGGAATTCATGTATTTTTGAGTCGCATAAGTTACAAACATCAATGCTAGGATGAGGGTAAATAGATGATGTCATAATCTGAAAAAATCTCTGATTAGTAAGATTTACCGCTATTACTGTCAGAAATATAGAGAGAGGGTATCTACACTTAAAAGAGTGGTTCTTATTACATAGGTTTTTGAGTTAGTGCTACTAGTTACAGCATCAGGCAGTGAATCTGGTTAGATAGATAATCGAAGCTAGTAGAAGTAAGGAGAACGAAAGATGAAAAAAGTAGAAGCTATTATCCGCCCGTTTAAGCTAGATGAGGTAAAAATCGCCTTGGTGAATGCTGGTATTGTTGGTATGACTGTTTCTGAAGTTCGCGGGTTTGGAAGGCAGAAAGGTCAAACTGAACGTTATCGTGGTTCTGAATATACCGTTGAGTTTCTGCAAAAACTCAAGGTAGAAATCGTTGTTGAGGACGACCAGGTTGATATGGTAGTAGAGAAAATTATCTCTGCAGCCCGAACTGGTGAAATCGGTGATGGCAAAATTTTCATATCACCTGTTGAACAAGTGATTCGGATTCGTACTGGGGAAAAGAACACAGAAGCGGTTTGAGAAAGTTAGGAGTTGGGAGTTAGGAGTTAGGAGTTAGGAGTTATGGATGAAAGTTTCTTACTCCAAACTCCTTGCGCTTGACTCCTAACGTTGAATTTTGTCCAACTGGGGAAGTAAAGCTGTAAAAGCCTCTCCGCGATGGCTAATTGACTTCTTTAATTCTGGTGTCATCTCAGCAAAGGTCAATTGTTGATCGGGAACGTAAAAAATTGGATCGTAGCCGAAACCAGATTGTCCACGGGGTGTATGGAGAATTTCGCCACGACAAACGCCTTGAGATTGTAGGGCGATCGCACCATCAGGACGAGCGATCGCTACTACACAAATAAATTGGGCTTGGCGATTGACTTCGTTACCCAATTCTGTTAATACTCTAGCAATGCGTTCCGAGTCGGTTTTGCCATAACGAGCAGAATACACCCCTGGTGCGTTATTTAAGGCTGTTACTTCCAAGCCGGAATCATCAGCAATTGCCCAGTTTCCCGTGGCTTTAGCGACCTCTGAGGCTTTGAGACAAGCATTGGCCTCAAAGGTGTCCCCTGTCTCTTCAATTTCCAATTCTTCAGGTTTGAGGGTTAATTCCCAACCAGAACCAGCAAGGTAAGCTTGCATTTCCCGCAACTTACCTGGGTTTCCTGTGGCTACTACAAGTAATTTTGTCATTTGTCATTTGTCATTTGTCATTTGTCATTTGTCATTTGTCATTTGTTATTTGTCATTTGTTATTTGTCAAAAGTCATTTGTCATTTGTTATTTGTTATTTGTTATTTGTCAAAAGTCATTTGTCAGTTGTCAAAAGTCATTTGTCAGTTGTCAAGAGCTAAAATCTTGACTCTTGACTCTTGACTCTTGACTCTTGACTCTTGACTCTTGACTAATTCTACTCTGCCCAGT
The Gloeotrichia echinulata CP02 DNA segment above includes these coding regions:
- a CDS encoding ATP-binding protein — protein: MSTEALHEELTTLRQRIEQLERAFLFASRSIKQQYRLWMNSQHTGETIKELQHKLSFLMQRHPLGVITWNLSFEVTEWNLAAENIFGYSQSEALGRHAVGLLLPESARTTLNQSFTALLKQKNVIFSTSDNLTKDGKIITCKWYNTPVTDLNGTIIGLLSIIEDITFVQQTELTQSNSEVHHKQQQALELEQTLNQLQQIQSQLIQSEKMSSLGELVAGVAHEINNPVNFIYGNLGHANNYTHDLLNILNLYRIHYPDPVPEIEDEAEAIDLEFLLEDLPSLICSMKVGAERIRKIVASLRTFSRVDESELKAIDIHDAIDSTLIILEYRLKAKGNREKITLIKEYGDLPLVECYVGPLNQVFMNILANAIDALEESLLNNETSKNPEIRISTERPNAQQIIIRIADNGPGMSAAVRERLFEPFYTTKPIGKGTGLGLSISHKIITERHRGSLECISSPGQGAEFVIQIPFEQSEG
- a CDS encoding P-II family nitrogen regulator — translated: MKKVEAIIRPFKLDEVKIALVNAGIVGMTVSEVRGFGRQKGQTERYRGSEYTVEFLQKLKVEIVVEDDQVDMVVEKIISAARTGEIGDGKIFISPVEQVIRIRTGEKNTEAV
- the rdgB gene encoding RdgB/HAM1 family non-canonical purine NTP pyrophosphatase, producing the protein MTKLLVVATGNPGKLREMQAYLAGSGWELTLKPEELEIEETGDTFEANACLKASEVAKATGNWAIADDSGLEVTALNNAPGVYSARYGKTDSERIARVLTELGNEVNRQAQFICVVAIARPDGAIALQSQGVCRGEILHTPRGQSGFGYDPIFYVPDQQLTFAEMTPELKKSISHRGEAFTALLPQLDKIQR